In Hymenobacter gelipurpurascens, one DNA window encodes the following:
- the dnaG gene encoding DNA primase has protein sequence MARIPKETVDQIIHHADIVEVVGDFVSLKKKGQNMWACCPFHHEKSPSFSVAPAKGLYKCFGCGKAGGVVQFIMDVEGTSYVEALKYLAKKYGIDVEEEEKTPEQQLAQNDKDSQFIVSNWAKDHYHNLLLNTEEGQGIGLSYLRQRGLNQTTIKTFELGYSLDQWDDLMKTAEKAGYERKYLEKTGLVITKEDDQGHDTGRRYDRFRGRVMFPIHNVSGRVIGFGARTLKPNDKTAKYLNSPESEIYHKSDVLYGLYQGRQAIRTEEQCYLVEGYLDVLSLHQGDIKNVVASSGTSLTEGQIRLIKRYTDNVTVLYDGDAAGIRASLRGIDMLLEGGLNVRVVLFPDGDDPDSYIRKVGDQRFKEHLEGASQDFIQFKTDLVSREAAQDPVKKAEAIREVLQSIAKVPDPIKRQVFLQQTSQAFSIDEQVLITEYNKLVRNASGKATGGNANSGGSGLGSAQTGGQPSGSGAAPRPAPRPMSPEEEAEALMYGASPEDLAGGGDALTASPREDLDPVPNAQQTCEREVVRLLLLYSPQPLAPEVSVAQYLLQQLDDTPFKTGIYGDLLHLCREELEQGRWPEVRTLIQHSRSDIRSLVAELATEKYELSPNWTTHQIYVPRELDQLQVACDNAILRLNKVNVEQELAVRLEALRHPLDDDTMMEHLQTIRLLKQMDNQLASMLGTVIPRGAQ, from the coding sequence ATGGCTCGCATCCCGAAGGAAACCGTTGATCAGATTATTCACCACGCCGATATCGTGGAAGTGGTCGGCGACTTTGTGTCGCTGAAGAAAAAGGGGCAGAACATGTGGGCCTGTTGCCCATTTCACCACGAAAAGTCGCCGAGCTTCTCGGTGGCGCCGGCCAAGGGGCTGTATAAGTGCTTCGGGTGCGGCAAGGCCGGCGGGGTGGTGCAGTTCATCATGGATGTGGAGGGCACCAGCTACGTGGAGGCCCTGAAATACCTGGCCAAAAAGTACGGTATTGATGTAGAGGAGGAGGAAAAGACCCCCGAGCAGCAGCTGGCGCAGAACGACAAAGACTCGCAGTTTATCGTCTCGAACTGGGCTAAAGACCACTACCACAATCTGCTGCTCAACACCGAGGAAGGCCAGGGTATCGGCCTCAGCTACCTGCGTCAGCGCGGCCTCAACCAGACCACCATCAAGACCTTCGAGCTGGGCTATTCCCTCGATCAGTGGGATGACTTGATGAAGACGGCGGAGAAAGCAGGCTACGAGCGCAAATACCTCGAAAAGACGGGCCTGGTCATCACCAAAGAAGACGACCAGGGCCACGACACCGGCCGCCGCTACGACCGTTTCCGGGGCCGCGTGATGTTCCCGATCCATAATGTATCGGGCCGCGTCATTGGCTTCGGAGCACGCACGCTCAAGCCCAACGACAAAACCGCCAAGTACCTCAACTCGCCCGAGTCGGAGATTTACCACAAGTCGGATGTGCTTTATGGGCTGTACCAGGGGCGGCAGGCCATCCGGACGGAGGAGCAGTGCTACCTGGTGGAAGGCTACCTCGATGTGCTGAGCCTGCACCAGGGCGACATCAAGAACGTAGTGGCCTCGTCGGGTACCTCCCTAACGGAAGGCCAGATCCGGCTTATCAAGCGCTACACCGATAACGTAACGGTACTCTACGACGGCGACGCAGCCGGCATTCGGGCCTCCCTGCGCGGGATTGACATGCTGCTGGAAGGTGGCCTGAACGTGCGCGTCGTGCTGTTCCCAGATGGTGACGACCCCGATAGCTACATCCGTAAGGTAGGCGACCAGCGCTTCAAAGAGCATCTGGAAGGCGCCAGCCAGGACTTCATCCAGTTCAAGACCGACCTGGTAAGCCGCGAAGCCGCCCAAGACCCGGTAAAAAAGGCCGAAGCCATTCGGGAAGTGCTCCAGAGCATTGCTAAAGTGCCCGACCCTATTAAGCGTCAGGTATTTCTGCAGCAGACTTCGCAGGCGTTTAGCATTGATGAGCAGGTGCTCATCACGGAGTATAACAAGCTGGTGCGCAACGCGTCCGGCAAGGCGACGGGTGGTAACGCCAACAGCGGCGGGAGTGGCCTAGGCAGCGCGCAGACGGGGGGGCAGCCCTCTGGTAGCGGGGCCGCGCCGCGTCCGGCCCCTAGGCCTATGAGCCCGGAGGAAGAGGCTGAAGCCCTGATGTACGGCGCCTCGCCCGAGGACTTGGCTGGCGGGGGAGATGCCCTCACAGCCTCGCCCCGCGAAGACCTGGACCCCGTGCCCAACGCCCAGCAAACCTGCGAGCGGGAAGTGGTGCGTCTGCTGCTGCTGTATTCGCCCCAGCCGCTGGCGCCCGAGGTCAGTGTGGCCCAATACCTGCTCCAGCAGCTCGATGACACGCCCTTCAAGACCGGCATCTACGGCGACTTGCTGCACCTGTGCCGCGAGGAGCTGGAGCAGGGCCGCTGGCCCGAAGTGCGCACCCTCATCCAGCACAGCCGCTCCGATATCCGAAGCCTGGTAGCCGAGCTGGCCACCGAAAAGTACGAGCTTAGCCCCAACTGGACCACCCACCAGATTTACGTGCCCCGCGAGCTAGACCAGCTGCAAGTGGCCTGCGACAATGCCATTTTGCGCCTCAATAAGGTGAACGTGGAGCAGGAGCTGGCCGTACGCCTGGAAGCCCTGCGCCACCCCCTCGACGACGATACCATGATGGAGCACCTGCAAACTATTCGGCTGCTCAAGCAGATGGATAACCAGCTGGCCAGCATGTTGGGCACCGTAATTCCGCGCGGCGCGCAGTAG
- a CDS encoding TonB-dependent receptor domain-containing protein: MNLLCNTASRLNFTSDCRMLLLLVGLLFVENIALGQSVAVTGRVLDQQSQQPLGFVTVVLKAADTEGRVVQTGLADDAGRFSLKASAGSYQLQLLMLGYTTHVLPLQLAAGTATHDVGHISLASAAQNLQGVTITGQRPLIEQKPDRVTMHVEGSLLAAGNDAYDILAAAPSVQLIEGRLKFRGKGNVLILLNCKRLPGANLETVLASIPGDQIERIELISNPSAKYDADASGGVIEIYTKRSKELGWTANVGVNLRQGQRTGSGLNGGLRVSTPALDLAASSSFTHRGGFERNTGHRMFYEGRTPVGRLSQQSNLNKVIQNANFSGSLNYHLSPCTTLGFDLDLVNSSLDGAGWLRAALAANNGLTTSSIQETVFLQDAFHNYTLFYKHKLDSLGSNLLLSGNYATYTNEQRQTFDQRVEGAESSGAVISNFRNVIPATYHIWTGAADYTSVWSANTQMEAGLKYTDTRNQSRQQVDNLLEGEWVPQAANPFSRLGYQERVGAGYFSLHHTRGKLALQGGLRAEQTHYRVTRGIDSSYFNLFPNLRLDYTLTDNYTTSLAYAKNIRRPAYESLIPYERFWDTYTSHRGNATLRPEYAHSFSWNNLYKGYGLQVAYTHTTGAISSVYLYEPAHLRFVSTEQNLRQQQLLNATLTAPVTVAKWWSMSNSASLSHQELRLPDAFDKAVAYTKRKTYFNVSSDNTITWGNGWSGRVYGMYNSPSFNGMFDYDQYSYVLVGIKKTFLSKRAALNLSVADLFYQTNFRVSSNVVPVVSSEMNYNDTRQVRLAFTYNFGKADLISKRVQTSGNATEKGRLGM, encoded by the coding sequence ATGAACCTGCTCTGCAATACTGCCAGCCGCCTGAACTTCACCTCTGACTGCCGCATGCTACTACTGCTGGTAGGCCTTTTGTTCGTTGAAAATATAGCCCTAGGCCAGTCGGTTGCCGTAACGGGCCGCGTGCTGGACCAGCAGTCGCAACAGCCGCTCGGTTTCGTGACGGTGGTGCTGAAGGCTGCAGACACTGAGGGCCGAGTGGTGCAGACTGGCCTGGCTGATGATGCCGGCCGCTTCTCACTGAAAGCCAGCGCGGGCAGCTACCAGTTGCAGTTGTTGATGCTCGGGTACACCACCCACGTGCTACCGCTGCAGCTGGCGGCGGGCACTGCCACGCATGATGTAGGCCACATCAGTCTGGCCTCGGCGGCGCAAAACCTGCAGGGCGTAACCATTACAGGCCAGCGCCCCCTCATCGAGCAGAAGCCCGACCGCGTAACGATGCACGTGGAGGGCAGCCTGCTGGCCGCCGGCAACGATGCCTACGACATTCTGGCCGCTGCGCCTTCGGTGCAGCTCATTGAGGGGCGGCTGAAGTTCCGGGGCAAGGGCAACGTGCTAATTCTGCTGAACTGCAAGCGCCTGCCCGGTGCTAACCTCGAAACGGTGCTGGCCAGCATCCCTGGCGACCAGATTGAGCGCATCGAGCTGATCAGCAACCCCTCGGCGAAGTATGATGCCGATGCCTCAGGTGGCGTAATCGAGATTTATACCAAGCGCAGCAAAGAGTTGGGCTGGACCGCCAATGTGGGCGTCAACCTGCGCCAGGGCCAGCGCACCGGCAGCGGCCTCAACGGTGGCCTACGCGTGAGCACGCCAGCGCTGGATCTGGCCGCCAGCAGCAGCTTCACCCACCGGGGTGGGTTTGAGCGCAACACCGGGCACCGTATGTTCTATGAAGGACGCACGCCGGTGGGCCGCCTGAGCCAGCAGAGCAACCTGAACAAGGTAATTCAGAATGCCAACTTCAGCGGCAGCCTCAACTACCACCTCAGCCCCTGCACCACCCTGGGTTTTGATCTGGACCTGGTGAACTCCAGCCTCGATGGGGCCGGATGGCTGCGGGCTGCTCTGGCCGCCAATAACGGCCTCACGACCAGCAGCATTCAGGAAACGGTGTTTCTGCAAGATGCTTTCCACAACTACACGCTGTTCTATAAGCATAAGCTCGATAGCCTAGGTTCTAACCTGCTGCTAAGCGGCAACTACGCCACCTACACCAACGAGCAGCGCCAGACCTTCGACCAGCGGGTGGAAGGCGCGGAGAGCTCCGGGGCTGTTATCAGCAACTTCCGCAACGTTATTCCGGCCACGTACCACATCTGGACCGGCGCGGCCGATTACACCAGCGTCTGGAGCGCCAACACGCAGATGGAAGCCGGCCTGAAGTACACTGATACCCGCAACCAAAGCCGCCAGCAGGTAGATAATCTGCTGGAGGGAGAGTGGGTGCCCCAAGCGGCCAACCCGTTTTCGCGGCTGGGCTACCAGGAGCGGGTGGGTGCCGGCTACTTCAGCCTCCACCACACCAGGGGCAAGCTGGCCCTGCAGGGTGGCCTACGGGCCGAGCAGACGCACTACCGCGTAACCAGGGGCATCGATTCCAGCTACTTCAACCTGTTTCCGAATCTGCGTTTAGACTATACACTCACGGATAATTACACCACTTCCCTGGCCTACGCCAAGAACATCCGGCGCCCGGCCTACGAGAGCCTGATACCCTATGAGCGGTTCTGGGATACCTACACTTCGCACCGAGGCAACGCCACCCTGCGCCCCGAATATGCCCATAGCTTCTCCTGGAACAACCTGTACAAGGGCTATGGCCTGCAAGTGGCCTACACCCATACCACCGGCGCTATTTCCTCGGTGTACCTCTACGAGCCTGCCCACCTGCGCTTCGTGAGTACCGAGCAGAACCTGCGGCAGCAGCAATTGCTCAATGCCACACTCACGGCGCCTGTCACCGTAGCCAAATGGTGGTCGATGAGCAATAGTGCCAGCCTCTCGCACCAGGAGTTGCGCTTGCCTGATGCCTTTGATAAGGCAGTGGCCTACACCAAGCGCAAAACATATTTCAACGTCAGCTCCGATAACACCATTACCTGGGGCAACGGTTGGTCGGGCCGGGTGTATGGGATGTACAACTCGCCCTCCTTTAACGGGATGTTCGATTACGACCAGTATTCCTACGTGCTGGTAGGCATAAAAAAAACCTTCCTCAGCAAGCGCGCCGCCCTCAATCTGTCGGTAGCCGATTTGTTCTACCAAACCAATTTCCGGGTCTCCTCTAATGTGGTACCGGTGGTCAGTAGCGAGATGAACTACAACGATACGCGCCAGGTGCGCCTGGCCTTTACCTACAATTTCGGCAAGGCCGACCTCATCAGTAAGCGCGTACAAACTAGCGGCAACGCCACCGAAAAAGGCCGCCTGGGTATGTGA
- a CDS encoding sensor histidine kinase, whose amino-acid sequence MPASDSTPFFRWQTLSARTTTVLLQAVLWVLLCGFYFAWYNRTNYRFGGPIWSLVLLRLTFAVVLFNALVYLIIPRWLLRGRFWLAALGGVLLIYGYGLFNFCGYHLAETYLQPPARLAQYYHEMNQPGLRKAVFSWQGLLEMTLEMQANMMFPLVISFLTYAQVVDRRRLALERDQLNLELRYLKTQINPQFLFNTLGSLHGFTRHRDPRAGDMVLHLADLMRYTLYESDTETVLLSRELEFLDDYLALERLHGRELVRISYTATGTVSTQRIVPLVLYPFLERLFAGLDAASVADITTTLHTTEHAITATFTRSSPTPPAVAYSTDGAVLAALRRLQLQYPSRHQAKLTEEATSLRLELHLDL is encoded by the coding sequence ATGCCTGCATCCGATTCTACTCCCTTTTTCCGCTGGCAGACCCTGAGTGCGCGCACCACTACCGTGCTGCTGCAGGCGGTGCTGTGGGTGCTGCTGTGCGGTTTCTACTTCGCCTGGTACAACCGGACCAACTACCGCTTTGGCGGCCCCATCTGGTCGCTGGTGCTGTTGCGGCTGACCTTTGCAGTGGTGCTTTTCAATGCGCTGGTGTACCTCATTATTCCACGCTGGCTGCTGCGGGGCCGCTTCTGGTTGGCAGCGCTCGGGGGAGTGCTCCTAATTTATGGCTACGGCCTGTTCAACTTCTGCGGGTATCATCTGGCCGAAACCTATCTGCAGCCACCCGCCCGCCTGGCCCAGTACTACCATGAAATGAACCAGCCGGGCCTGCGCAAGGCCGTATTCAGCTGGCAGGGGCTGCTGGAAATGACCCTAGAAATGCAGGCCAACATGATGTTTCCGCTGGTCATCAGCTTCCTGACCTACGCCCAGGTGGTAGACAGGCGCCGGCTGGCCCTGGAGCGCGACCAGCTGAATCTGGAGCTGCGCTACCTCAAGACCCAGATCAATCCGCAATTCCTGTTCAATACACTTGGCAGCCTGCACGGCTTCACGCGCCACCGCGACCCACGCGCCGGCGACATGGTGCTGCACCTCGCCGACCTGATGCGCTACACCCTCTACGAATCCGACACGGAAACCGTGCTGCTGAGCCGGGAGCTGGAGTTCCTAGATGACTACCTGGCTCTGGAACGCCTGCACGGTCGTGAGCTTGTCAGGATTTCATACACTGCAACGGGTACAGTCAGTACGCAGCGCATTGTGCCGCTGGTGCTGTATCCGTTTCTGGAGCGCCTGTTTGCGGGTCTGGATGCCGCCTCCGTTGCTGATATCACCACCACACTGCATACCACAGAGCATGCCATAACGGCCACATTCACGCGCAGTTCGCCCACCCCGCCGGCAGTGGCCTACAGCACCGATGGCGCCGTACTGGCCGCGCTACGGCGCTTGCAGCTGCAGTACCCCAGCCGGCACCAAGCCAAGCTAACGGAGGAGGCCACGAGCCTGCGCCTAGAACTTCACCTTGATCTGTAA
- a CDS encoding sensor histidine kinase: MLRALAPSSSSRPYSGRTRVALHLLLWALYIGFQYFLMHLQPTSPAVMLCFIAKDLLTAVVGFYFFSNVVLPRFVVQRRWLLSALSLVAIYYFWALVSHATYAAMVHSGLELGEWSSYMHRSLDKGLWVGVFSWYGVSMGLSDFFVFPMQPILLRFILFLLTSSNRSLHLQRENLRLEVNFLKAQVNPHFLFNTLNNIYMMVVKQDERAPDMVAHLSHLMHYTVYESDAALVPLGQELGFLEAYLELERLRYGQKVSIRYQPPVRTTGYAITPLLFFPFVENAFKHGVDSSLDASWVAISLRIFDDARLHFEVRNSYSPDAPQREFGGVGIANVRKRLALHYSPADYELTISHDADAHTYGVALTILLEPVSAAVGQSVPSLPALAPAS; this comes from the coding sequence ATGCTGCGCGCCCTTGCTCCTTCTTCCTCTTCCAGGCCGTACTCCGGCCGCACGCGGGTGGCCTTGCATCTGCTGCTTTGGGCGCTGTACATCGGCTTCCAGTACTTCCTGATGCATCTGCAGCCTACGTCGCCGGCCGTCATGCTGTGCTTTATCGCCAAAGATCTGCTTACTGCGGTTGTGGGTTTCTATTTCTTTTCCAATGTAGTGCTGCCGCGGTTTGTGGTGCAGCGGCGGTGGCTGCTAAGCGCGCTCAGCCTGGTGGCTATCTACTACTTCTGGGCGCTGGTTTCGCACGCCACCTATGCCGCCATGGTGCACAGTGGCCTAGAGCTGGGCGAGTGGAGCAGCTATATGCACCGTTCCCTCGATAAAGGCCTATGGGTGGGTGTATTCTCTTGGTACGGCGTGAGCATGGGCCTGAGTGACTTCTTCGTGTTCCCGATGCAGCCCATTCTGCTGCGCTTCATTCTGTTTTTGCTCACCAGCAGCAACCGCAGCCTGCACCTACAGCGCGAAAACCTCCGCCTGGAAGTCAATTTTCTGAAGGCGCAGGTAAATCCCCACTTCCTCTTCAACACCCTCAACAACATCTATATGATGGTGGTGAAGCAGGACGAGCGCGCCCCTGATATGGTAGCGCACCTCTCCCACCTGATGCACTACACCGTGTACGAGTCGGATGCGGCGCTGGTGCCTCTAGGCCAGGAGCTGGGGTTTTTGGAGGCCTATCTGGAGCTGGAACGCCTGCGCTACGGCCAGAAAGTCAGCATCCGGTATCAGCCGCCTGTCCGCACAACCGGCTACGCTATTACCCCGCTCTTGTTCTTTCCTTTTGTAGAAAACGCATTCAAGCACGGCGTCGATAGCAGCCTCGATGCCTCCTGGGTGGCCATTTCCCTGCGCATATTCGATGATGCCCGGCTGCATTTCGAGGTCCGCAACAGCTACAGCCCCGATGCCCCCCAGCGCGAGTTTGGGGGCGTGGGCATTGCCAACGTGCGCAAACGCCTGGCCCTGCACTACTCCCCCGCCGACTATGAGCTCACCATCTCGCACGATGCCGACGCGCATACCTACGGCGTGGCACTTACTATCCTTTTAGAACCCGTTTCGGCAGCCGTAGGCCAGTCCGTTCCCTCTCTCCCAGCCCTTGCTCCTGCCTCATGA
- a CDS encoding LytR/AlgR family response regulator transcription factor, with translation MINCLIIDDEPFARELLQGYIAQMPHLHLVASCEHVFEALEVLQQQRVDLLFSDINMPQVNGLEFIRSLHNPPYVIFVTASPHHALEGYELDALDYVVKPVSFPRFMKAVNKAMAVVNSRPALPVAPEPQFLFVKEGHSLRRVLFDEIYYIEGMKDYIKIILKDRIIITYLRMSRVEDQLPARRFTRIQKSYIVRTDAIKAISGNEAELYDLPEKLPIGKQHKEALLAQFGLS, from the coding sequence ATGATTAACTGCCTAATTATCGACGACGAACCGTTTGCTCGCGAGCTGCTGCAGGGCTACATCGCCCAGATGCCCCACCTGCACCTGGTGGCCAGTTGCGAGCATGTGTTTGAGGCCCTGGAAGTTCTGCAGCAACAACGCGTTGATCTGCTGTTTTCAGACATAAACATGCCCCAGGTGAACGGCCTGGAATTCATCCGTTCTTTGCATAATCCGCCCTACGTCATCTTCGTCACGGCCTCGCCCCACCACGCCCTGGAAGGCTACGAGCTGGATGCGCTGGATTATGTGGTGAAGCCCGTTTCGTTTCCGCGCTTTATGAAGGCCGTGAATAAGGCCATGGCTGTAGTGAACAGCCGGCCGGCACTACCAGTAGCGCCAGAGCCGCAGTTTCTGTTTGTGAAAGAGGGCCACTCCTTGCGGCGCGTGCTGTTCGATGAAATCTACTACATCGAGGGGATGAAGGACTACATCAAAATCATTCTGAAAGACCGCATCATTATCACCTATCTGCGCATGAGCCGCGTGGAAGACCAGCTCCCGGCCCGCCGCTTCACCCGCATCCAGAAGTCCTACATCGTCCGCACCGACGCCATTAAGGCCATCAGCGGCAACGAAGCGGAACTTTACGATTTACCCGAAAAGCTGCCTATTGGTAAGCAGCACAAGGAAGCGTTACTGGCGCAGTTTGGGCTGAGCTAG
- a CDS encoding Mrp/NBP35 family ATP-binding protein — translation MATITKEDVLKALSYVEEPDLGKDLVTLNMIEDVAIEGNRISFTVVLTTPACPLKQLIHDACERAIHTMVDKNAEVVIVMTSRVTTMRENRDLLPGVKNIIAIASGKGGVGKSTVTANLAIALAKTGARVGLVDADISGPSMPLMFGVESARPHVFQGPDGKNLIQPIEAHGVKLMSIGFLAPAESAIVWRGPMASSALKQFITEVEWGELDYLLLDMPPGTSDIHLTMVQTVPVTGSLIVTTPQKVALADAEKGLQMFRLPQINVPVLGIVENMAWFTPAELPDSKYFIFGEGGGKGLAAKHEVPLLGQIPLVQSIRENGDQGTPAILQTGTAAAAVFEQLAEELARQVSIRNAVAPKTNIVEMNR, via the coding sequence ATGGCAACCATTACCAAAGAAGATGTCCTCAAGGCCCTGAGCTACGTGGAGGAGCCCGATCTGGGCAAAGACCTCGTAACGCTCAACATGATTGAGGATGTGGCAATTGAGGGCAACCGCATATCGTTTACGGTGGTCCTGACCACCCCGGCCTGCCCCCTCAAGCAGCTCATTCACGATGCCTGTGAGCGCGCCATCCATACGATGGTGGACAAAAACGCCGAGGTCGTTATCGTGATGACTTCGCGCGTAACCACCATGCGCGAAAACCGCGACCTGCTGCCTGGCGTGAAGAATATCATTGCCATTGCCTCGGGCAAAGGTGGCGTGGGCAAAAGCACCGTTACGGCCAACCTGGCCATTGCGTTGGCCAAAACCGGCGCCCGCGTAGGCCTGGTTGATGCCGATATTTCGGGCCCCAGCATGCCGCTTATGTTCGGCGTAGAGTCGGCTAGGCCACACGTATTCCAGGGCCCCGATGGCAAAAACCTAATTCAGCCCATTGAAGCCCACGGCGTAAAGCTGATGAGCATTGGCTTCCTGGCCCCAGCTGAGTCGGCTATAGTGTGGCGCGGCCCCATGGCTTCGTCGGCTCTGAAGCAGTTCATCACGGAAGTGGAGTGGGGCGAGCTGGACTACCTGCTCCTCGACATGCCTCCTGGAACCTCCGACATTCACCTCACGATGGTGCAGACGGTGCCCGTTACCGGCTCACTCATCGTGACGACGCCCCAGAAAGTAGCGCTGGCCGATGCCGAGAAGGGTTTGCAGATGTTCCGTCTGCCCCAGATCAACGTGCCGGTGTTAGGTATTGTGGAGAATATGGCCTGGTTTACGCCCGCCGAGCTGCCTGACAGCAAGTACTTTATCTTCGGCGAAGGCGGCGGAAAGGGCCTCGCTGCCAAGCACGAAGTGCCGCTGCTAGGCCAGATACCACTGGTGCAAAGCATCCGCGAAAACGGCGACCAGGGTACGCCCGCCATCCTGCAAACCGGTACCGCCGCTGCGGCCGTGTTCGAGCAGTTGGCCGAGGAACTAGCTCGCCAAGTGAGCATCCGGAATGCGGTGGCCCCCAAAACGAACATCGTCGAGATGAACCGTTAG
- a CDS encoding NifU family protein, protein MPRIEQALDTIRPYLAADGGNVRVLEITDDMVLRLELLGACGTCPMSPMTLKAGVEESVKKAVPEIRSVEAVNVTPMSEQPAGQVR, encoded by the coding sequence CTGCCCCGCATCGAACAGGCCCTGGATACCATCCGGCCCTACCTGGCCGCCGACGGAGGCAATGTGCGCGTGCTGGAAATCACCGATGATATGGTACTCCGCCTGGAGCTGTTGGGTGCCTGCGGCACCTGCCCAATGTCGCCGATGACGCTGAAAGCCGGCGTAGAGGAATCTGTGAAGAAAGCCGTACCGGAGATTCGCTCCGTAGAAGCCGTGAACGTAACGCCCATGAGCGAGCAGCCCGCCGGCCAGGTTCGGTAA
- the fahA gene encoding fumarylacetoacetase yields MANPNDPALRSWIDIAPTSDFPIQNLPFGVFETDERGPRVGVAIGEYVLDLYAVAQFGYFEDLELGPKMPKIFRRRSLNQFIALGRPAWRAVRQRISELLRHDNPTLARNEEAMHSCLLRQSDVRMLRPVRSHNYTDFYSSIEHATNVGIMFRDPANALLPNWRHIPIGYHGRASSIVVSGTDIRRPNGQRKAPDAAAPTFGPSQQLDFELEMAFIVGRGTELGDTVPIQNAEDYIFGMVLFNDWSARDIQSWEYVPLGPFLGKSFGSSVSPWVVTLDALEPFRVAGPVQEPEPLLYLRQLDEHNFDVNLEVGIQPEGGLETVVSHSNFGLMYWSMAQQLTHQASNGCNLEVGDLYASGTISGTTPDSLGSMLELAWRGTRPVPLADGSERKFLQDGDTVTMRGYCEKDGLRIGFGEVTGKILPANTL; encoded by the coding sequence ATGGCAAACCCAAACGACCCCGCCCTCCGCTCCTGGATTGATATAGCGCCCACCAGTGACTTCCCAATCCAGAATCTGCCCTTTGGCGTGTTTGAAACCGACGAGCGTGGCCCGCGGGTGGGCGTAGCTATCGGCGAGTATGTGCTGGATTTGTACGCCGTAGCACAGTTCGGTTATTTCGAGGACCTGGAGCTGGGGCCGAAAATGCCGAAGATATTCCGTCGCCGTAGCCTGAACCAGTTTATTGCCCTGGGCCGACCGGCGTGGCGGGCCGTGCGCCAGCGCATAAGTGAGCTGTTGCGCCACGACAACCCTACGCTGGCCCGCAACGAGGAAGCGATGCACTCCTGCCTACTTCGCCAAAGCGATGTGCGGATGCTACGCCCCGTACGCTCCCACAACTACACCGATTTCTACAGCAGCATCGAGCACGCCACCAACGTGGGCATCATGTTCCGAGACCCGGCCAATGCCCTGCTGCCCAACTGGCGCCATATTCCCATCGGGTACCACGGTCGCGCCAGCAGCATTGTAGTATCCGGCACCGATATCCGGCGTCCCAACGGCCAGCGCAAAGCCCCCGATGCGGCCGCGCCCACTTTCGGCCCTTCGCAACAGCTGGATTTTGAGCTGGAAATGGCCTTTATAGTAGGTCGCGGCACGGAGCTCGGCGACACCGTGCCGATTCAGAATGCGGAGGACTATATCTTCGGGATGGTGCTGTTTAATGATTGGAGCGCCCGCGACATCCAGAGCTGGGAATACGTGCCGCTAGGCCCCTTCCTGGGCAAAAGCTTCGGCAGCAGCGTGTCGCCGTGGGTCGTGACGCTGGACGCGCTGGAGCCTTTCCGGGTGGCTGGCCCGGTGCAGGAGCCCGAGCCGCTGCTCTACCTGCGCCAACTCGACGAGCACAACTTCGATGTTAACCTGGAAGTGGGTATTCAGCCGGAAGGTGGCCTAGAAACCGTCGTGTCACACTCCAATTTTGGGCTGATGTACTGGAGCATGGCTCAGCAGCTCACCCACCAGGCGTCCAACGGCTGCAACCTGGAAGTAGGCGACCTGTACGCTTCCGGTACCATCTCCGGCACCACCCCCGACTCTCTGGGCTCCATGCTGGAACTGGCGTGGCGCGGCACCCGCCCCGTGCCGCTGGCTGATGGTTCGGAGCGCAAGTTCCTACAAGACGGCGACACCGTAACCATGCGCGGCTATTGCGAGAAAGATGGCTTACGCATTGGTTTCGGAGAGGTGACAGGTAAAATACTGCCGGCCAATACGCTGTAG